The window AGCATCATTAAGGTGCTTCTGCAGTTCCCGAACGATTGCAATCGAGTTCCCAGTGCCGGAGAAGTAGTAAAGATTCATAATTCATAATCCTTCAGAAATGGGTGTTTGTCAGTATTCATGAATATTCCTCTTCATCACCCCTCCGGTAAAGGCAGACTGCGGGAAAGAGTAAGACTACTTCCCGGATACCGTGATGTCACCCACCTGAATCCAGGGCAGTATCTCGCTTCCGAAGTCGATTCTCTCTTTGGAAATTCGCCTGATGTTCTTGAGAACCCTGCTGAGATTACCGGAAATCATGGTTTCCCTGACAGGGTAGAGTATTTCACCATTCTCAATATAGTAACTGTTCTTGCATACTCCAGAGAAATCTCCGTTATCACTCGGGTTGCCACCTGAGAACCTGCACATCAGAATTCCTTTTTTCACAGAGGAAACCATCTCCTCAAAAGAGTGTTTTCCAGCATCGATTATATACGCATCGCCACTGTTCACTGCTTTCGGTTTTCCTGTTTTGTTCGCGCCGTAAAGACTGAGGAGGAAGGTTTTCAGCACACCCTTCTCAATAATGGTACTGTTCATGGCTTCGTACCCGTCCGCAGTGAAGAAGTATCCATCAGCTATCTCATCGGATACCGGCCTTGAGTGAAGGGTCAGTTGCGGATCGGCAATCGGTTCATTAAGGGAATCCTTATAGATTGAAGTCCCGCTGATAAGTGGATAATCACTCAGAAACATGGTGATATAGGATAAGAAATCATCCATACAATCAGGTGTAATGATAATATCACCTGTGAACTTCCCCGATATCTCCTTTGTGCTGATCTGTTCAGTGGATTGTCTCATGAGGGTGTCGATAGAACCGTATTCACGAAGTTCCATGTCGAGATTCCCCGATGAGAATCCCGAGTAGTTGAAGGAGGATATTTCCGAGCCATCCTTTGAAGTGAATATGGGGGAGAAGTTGTAGATACCCCGTGAGGATTCGAAATAGACTCCGTTCGAATTACGGAAGTAGCTTTTCTTTGATACGAAATCCAGAATAGCCTGCTCGAGTATCAGGGACGGATAGGTTTCACGGCTGTATTCAAGAAAAGCGGTAATCCTGTCATACATCAGATCGAGATTCGATTCCGATTCCCCTTTTTGAAATACCTTCGAGGGCTGCAGTTCCGAGATGTCGTTAGCGCTGTCAGCTTCAGAGGATTCAGCCAGATCATGTACTTCCTGTACAGCCCTGTCTATTGATTCCGCATCGGTCTTGTTTAAGAAGATCGAACCCTTTTTATCGTCTATTATCCCCATCATGTATAGAGATGTGTCAATAGTTGTTCTCAGAAGGCTGATCTCTCCGCCATCCACGTTGAATTCATCCTTGCTGCTGTCTCGAAGTGCGCATTGAGCCTTTTGAATACCGGTCTTCAGCATGGCTTCAATACAGTAGTCCAAGATGTCTTTTCTGTTACTCATTACCTGCCTCCGATATTTACTCTGCATTTAATTGACGGACCGCCCATACCCACCGGAATAGGTTGCTTCTTGCCGCACATTCCAGCGCATGTCCATTTCATCTCATCCGATACTGCAGTGACCGTCTTGAGCATATCGAATGCTATTCCAGAGATAGTAGTGTCTCTGATAGCTTTTCCCAGTTTGCCGTTTTTGATCTCGTAACCCTGAATAATACCGAACATGAACTCACTGGTGGAATCAGCTTGTCCATTGCTCGGTTTCATGAGGTAGTATCCGTCCTGAACCGAGGAGATCATGTCTTCGAGTTTGCTCTTCCCCGGAAGAATTGCTGTATTCCTCATTCTGATAATAGGTTCATCACTGAAACGGTAAGCCCGAGCGTTTCCTTTCGGTTCGTCATCGAACAGGATTGAAGTCTCCTTGTTGTGCATGAAGCGTTTCAGGACTCCTCCATCGATAAGCACGACATCTTTTGCTTCGGTACCTTCATCATCGACGAATACCGGTACAGGGCAGAGCTTTCCATAAGCTGAATTCGCGAAATCGACCATCGTTATAAGCGGGCTTGCAACCTCCTGATTAAGGTAATCGCCGGCTATCGATCCCCCTCTAACACCATCGGCTTCAGTTGTGTGTCCTATTGCCTCATGAGCGAGGATCCCAGCCACGTCGGCATCAAGGATGCATTCCTTTATCCCGGCATCAGGGTATATCCCTTCAGCTTTCCGGCGGAGGTGGCTGTAATACTGATCCATCTGCTCAAAAAGTAAATCCGGGGTGGTGAAGACATCCTCGAACTGTCCCGGACCACCATAGATGTCGAATAACTCAATCAACTGGCCATCGCGTTCGGTAGACATCGAGATATACATGATCGACTTTGGCGTCATCGAATAGGCTGAAGATCCATCTGAGGTCAGAAGTGATTTTTCCATATCAAGAAGTCCCAGAGCAACCGTTCTTGAACTTATCTCCTTGAATTCATGCAGTATTCTGGAATCGATTTCCCTGACAAAATCGATAATATCCTTCTGCGATTTTCTGGCTTTTGTGGTTGAGTAATCACGAATACCATTCCCCAGTGTCACAGGCAGTGATTTTCCGCCTTTGTTCTCCCTGCTGCCAAGGAACTTGGCATTCCTTGTAGCAAAGGCTATTACCTTCCTGATGTTCTTATCATTTATCTCAGGATCGGAAGCGAATCCCCATACTCCGTTACTGTAAGTTCTCGCGGAAACTCCGCTGGAAGAGGCTCTGCTGTTGCCCATTACATCACCATTTACGACAGCGATATTGACTGAACGATTTTCCTGGACGCGAAGCTCCGTGTATTCAGTGAACAGGTTTGAATAACCGCAAAGTTCTTTTGGAATCATCGGACATCCTTCCTCTGACTGTATTCAATATTTGAGAGGCATTATCTGTGATGAATGCCCTTCGGTATTTTCAATGTAAGTGAATTATACAAAACAAATGCAAATCGCAAGTGATTAAAACCATAACAGGTTGATGTTCCCGGACTGTCCGGATTGAATCAAACATGTGTTTGAGCATACTTCATGAAGATGCCAGGCTCTTCGATCGATGCCACAAGAGCTTCCAGGCCAAGTTCTTTCTCCAGTTGTGCGGATATAATAGCTCCGTAACGGTACCACAATCGTTCGCCAGAGGACATGGCGGCAAGAGTAGCGCTGATCTCACCATCAGTCAGTGACTCCTTTTCGGTAATTGAATCGCAGATATTCCAAAATCTCATCATGATATTCAAACATCTTACAGGATCGTAATAGAATCTGTAATCATCATTATCTTCCAGATGACCCTCTGCTTTTCTCCTGTTATAAGCAGAATGGACTGCCATACCTTCCATCTGAGTCATGAAGAAGATCAGATCGAGCAGACCCTGGACGGTGCGCAGACTTTTCCGGATGGGCGGCATCGTGCGAAATGAGAGAAATCCGAGATGATGAACCTCATGTGTCAGGTAATACCCGACATCGTCCGGATGGTTGATGAAATGCTGATGAGAGATATTGATGGCTACATCAGGTGGAGCTACGATCCCGATGTCGTAACCGGCCACAAAGAATATTTTACCGGATAACCGTGTTTTCCCTGGGAGATACCGAAGTGCTTCTTTGGAATACTCGATGATATCATTATAGCGATTCTCCCATTTTTCCATCAGAAGATGTGCTCCGTTTCTGTCAGGAATATTCTCAAGCACACCTGAAAGAAGGATATCTCCATCCGGAGAGGGATTTCCGCTCAATATCTGATGGCGAATGAGAGCATCGAAAGCTGGTAATTCAAAGAGACCGGCAGGGAAGCTGTCCGGATCGGATTCCAGTATTCTCCTTGCGAAGTTCCAGTCCGGAGTCATACTGAACATCGGTTTGTCCCGAATAACGTGAAAATGTACTCTTCTATCATCTGACCTCTTGTGCAGTATTGTTAAGCTCTGTCCGATACAATGATTATACAAAATCTATCTATAACCTCTTTGCCCGGAGAGTGTGAGCGGTTATCTTCTTTCTCCGGGTACTTCAACAGATGAATGAAACGAGGGTCATGAGCAGAATTCTGCTGGTCAATCCGCAGTCAGCAATCGGCGTATACGACAGGAGCAAGATCAGGGTTGCTATTACAGCTGCTCCGTTCGTAACACTGGCAAGTCTGGCCGGAGCGCTTCTGTCCGCTGATCATGATGTCAGAATTGCTGACCTGATGATTGAAAGGGATCCCATTCGAGCATATCGGGATATCCTCAGTTCTTTCAGACCTGAGTATGTTGGAATAACATTCACGACTCCGCTTTACAGCGAGGCTCGTGAACTGGCTGATATCGCTAAAAATATCATTCCTGATGTCGTGACAATGTGCGGAGGCATACATGCGACCTCCATGCCCCGCGAGGTTCTTGAGGAGAGCCGATTCGATATCGTGACTATCGGTGAGGGTGAGAGGACTATTGTTGACATTTGCGGAGGGATGGAGTGGAAGGATATTTCAGGTATAGCTTTCGGAACCGGTACTGACTACACGATAACGGTCTGCAGGGAGATGATCGCTGATCTTGATGATCTTCCATATCCCGCCTGGCATCTTCATAATCTTGAGTACTATTATTCCCCGCATATTGCCTCGCGTCAGAATCCGGTCGGGTACATGGAGACAAATCGAGGGTGTAATCATTTCTGCACATTCTGCAGTCAGAACGTTTTTGGACATGAAGTACGTTCTAAATCATCTGAACGGGTTGTTGACGAAATGTTCCGGATGCTGGAGGCGGGTTTCAGGGATATTCATGTTAAGGATGATAATTTCACTGCTGATATTGAGCGAGCTAAAGAAGTATGCAGGCTTCTTATTGAAAAACGTTTTCCCGCTCCATGGGCGCTTCCCACTGGAGTTAATATCCATGATGTTGACAGCGAGTTTTTTAAACTCGCAAAAAGGGCTGGCTGTTACCAGGTTTCGTTCGGAATTGAAAGCGGAGTTGAGCAGATTCTTAATAACGTCAACAAGTACCAGTCACCTGAGAGAATAAGGAATGCAGTGACTCTCGCCCATGAGGCCGGTCTTGAAACTGTTGGGTTTTTCATGATCGGGCTTCCCGGAGATACTGTTGAGACCATAAATGAGACCATAAAATTCGCAAAGAGTCTTCCACTTACTTACGCAAAAGCCTCCATGACTCTTCCGTTCCCTTCGTCGGCACTTTTCAGACAGATCGATAAGGAGGGCAGAATACTTTCCAGGGACTGGGACAGGTACAATTTTCATTCAACAACCGAGGTATGGGAGCACGAGAACCTCGACTGGGATACAATACAGCATTACTATGCCTTATTCCACAGGAAGTTCTATTTCCGCCCATCATATATATGGAAGAGATTCTGGAGAGATATCCGAATGGGACAGCTTCTTGATGATATCCGGGCTGTTTTAAAAAATGATTGGTCAGGCTAGAAGCCATGGTGGGATTCTTTCTTCGAAACTGGGCTGTTATCCTTCTTTCAGCAATGATGATTCTTCTTATTACATTGCTGTTCGATACTTCCTGGCCTGTTGCGTATGTTCAGGTATTATCGGTACCTTCCGGTGCCGAAATATCGGATGGAGAGGGTTTCTACTGGATAACACCTGCCCGGATACCTGTGCAGCATGATGGTTTGAGTGTTACTTTAACATATCCTGGCCACGTGCCTGTAGACGCTTTTCTCGTTCCGGACATGTCATGTGAGAAAGTTATTATTCACCTTCCTTACCAGTTCTCAGTGGATCTTTCAAGTGAGCCTTCCGGAGCTTCAATTCAACTGGATGGCTCATTCTGCGGGTACACTCCCGCGCGGGTATTTCTTAATTCTCCGGGGATTCATCAGGTTATTCTGGTTGTTGATGAAATGATTGTTCTTGAAGACAGTTTCTCTCTTCTCTCCAATACTCCACGCAGTTTTCACTGGGTTCTTCCTGAACAGTATTCAGATGATCTGATACTGGTCCCTTCCGGAGCTGCCGGTACCGTGCGGTTATCCAGCATAAACGAACCTGTAGATACACTTGCAGCGTATCTGATCTCAAGATATGAAGTAACTAACTCTGAATTCCTTAGATATCTCAGTGAGCTGGAAGAATCCCCTGTGAAAGACACATCAAACCGGTGGGGGAGAACTGATACGATTGAAGAGATCTTCCAGGGTGACTATCCCATACCATTTGATATCAGTCCTTCGGGAGAATGGGCTATTAGGGATGGACTTGAAGAGTATCCGGTAACAGGACTTTCTTTCAAGGCTGCTGAAGCGTACTGCATGTGGCTTTCTTCTAATGATACTCTGGGGCTGTTATACAGACTTCCTGAAGAGGAAGAATGGCTCGCAGCTGCGATTGCCGGAGGATCGGGACCCTGGCCATGGGGTTCGAGGAGACCTGACGGGAGCCTGCTTAACCTGTCTGACAGTAATGAAGAACTTCTCATGAGACACCCTTCCATAGAGGACGGTTTTACTCATGCAGCGCCAGTCGGAAACTATCCGGCAAACGCGTGGGGGCTCTATGATACAGCAGGAAACGTCTGGGAATGGTGTCAGCCTGTGCATCCGGATTCTTCTCCTGTTGTACGAGGCGGGAGCTGGCTATCCTCAATGGAGGACTGCAAATGTGAGGCAAGATTGCGGCCGGAACCAGGGCTTGGGTATCCATACATCGGTTTTAGGATAGTCGCATCATTTAATAATTGAATAATATTAAACTTCCCTCTTTTCAATGACTCCTGACTGTATTATTGATGAATGGGGTTGTTTTCCGATTGCACGGGCTTTGTTTCTACTTATTCAATGAGGGGCAGATATGAAATTTGACATCTCTGGAGAAGCACTTCTCGAGGAACAGGATTTATCCAGTATTCCTGAAGCGCTGATGAAGATCGCTGAAAAGTATCCTGAGAGAATTGCATTCAGGGAACCGGACAACCAGGGCAATTACCGATCAATAACATTTCATGATCTGCGAAGGAAAATTGACTCCCTAGCCAGGGCCCTTCTTGACAGAGAGGAAAAGCCGGTCGTGGGAATTACCGGCATGAACAGCGTTGCCTGGGCTATAACATATCTCGCTACGCTGAGAGCGGGAGGCATAGTCGTTCCCATTGACAGAGAGCTTCCTGTACCTGAAATGCTTACAATTCTGCATTATTCAGGCGCGAATATTATCTTTTTTGATGAAAAATACGCGGACGATTTTATTGAAATACTCTCCAGCCGTAATATCAGGATGGTTGCGATGAACACCGCGCACTGCAAGGGAATTCCGGTATTCAATGACCTGATCCGTGAAGGAGCCGGAAGTTCAGTTCATCTGCCGGATACATGGGATTGTGATGCTCCGGCTTCCATCTGCTATACATCCGGAACTACAGGTCAGGCTAAGGGTGTTGTACTGTCTCAAAATAACATTCTCTCCAATGTCAAACAGATGAGACAGATAGTAGATATTTCCATTGATGATGTCTTCCTTTCGATTCTTCCGGTACATCATACATTTGAATGCACATGCGGTTTTCTGTTTCCGGTGACAAACGGATCAACGATTTACATCTGCAGAGGTATCAGGTATGTGGCTGAGGATATGGCGAATTCAAAGGCGACAATTCTGATGGCTGTACCACTGCTGTGGGAAGCCATGTACAGAAAAATATTCGGAGCGATTCAATCCATGAAGGGCGGTCCGCTTAAATATCGCCTGGGACTTACGATTGCCTCAGTGGGTGAGGTTCTCGGAAGAAGAGGAATCAGAAAGAAAGTATTCTCGAAGGTTCACGATAAACTTGGCGGAACCATGAGGCTTTGTATTTCCGGAGGAGCCGGCATCTCTCCGGATGTAGTTGATGGTTTTCTGAAACTTGGGTTTCCCTTCATTCAGGGGTATGGCCTCACTGAAACCGCTCCGATTATATCCGTTAACAGGGAACAGGCAAACAGAATCGGTTCGGTGGGACCGGTTCTTCCAGGAGTTTCAGTTAAAATCGAAAACCCTGATATAGAAGGAAATGGAGAAATCATTACCAGAGGACCAAATGTAATGAAAGGGTATTTCAACAATCCGGAGGCTACCGCTGAGGTTCTTTCTGATGACGGATGGTTCAGAACGGGTGATTATGGCCACATTGATGACGATGGGTATTTGTTTATAACCGGTCGGAAAAAGAACGTAATCATCGCGAAGAACGGGAAAAACGTTTATCCTGAAGAAATTGAGCTGAAGATAGGTCAGGATCTCAATATCCTTGAATGCATGGCTACCGGAAAGAAGACAGAAGCCAAAGGTGAGGAGATATGGCTTATCATCGTACCGAACATGGAGAAATTCATTGAATACGCTGAAGAAAGCAACTTCAGTCTCACAACTGAATATCTTGCTGAATACATGAAGAAAGTTGTACGTGATTTCAATTCATCTCAGCCAATATACAAACGTATTGCGCGATTCATCATCAGAGAGGACGAATTCCCCAAGACAACCACCAGGAAGGTTCGCAGGAAGGAAGTTCTCAGAGAAGCCGGACTTGAGGAAGAAGTCTCTTACAGGGTATAGCTTGAAGCGACCCGGTCTATTATATACCAATTTGGTCGGAAATATTGTTTTTCCTGAAAGAAAGGCGTGAAATGACTGATGAGGTAAGAAGGTGCGCCCGGTGTATTCTTCCTGAGAATTACCCGAATATTGATTTTGATGAGAACGGTGTCTGCAGGGTCTGCAGGGAATATGATGAAAAGTACTCCGGAATAGACTGGGCTGCAAGAGAGAGAAAACTGGCGAAGATGATGGATCGATACCGGGGTAAGGGCAAGGGTAAATATGACTGCATGGTCCCTTTCAGCGGAGGTAAGGATTCAACGTATTGCCTCTGGCTCCTGAAGTCCAGGTACGGGATGACTCCTCTTGCATTCAATCTGGATAACGGATTTGCCGAGGAAGGAGCCCAGCTCTTCGTAAAAAGCGGGGCTGACAGGCTGGGTGTTGACCTCTACACTTATTCCCCCTCGAAGGAGTTCCTTTACGAAGTATACGGTCACTCACTGCGCCAGACAGGTGAATTCTGCTCTGCATGTGTTGTACTTATTCCCACAACAATATTCAGGATAGCAGACATCCACGGGATAAGGCTCATAGCAGGCGGATTCAGTGACATCACCGAGGCTCCACCTCCTGAGTACGCATACATGGACAGAGTCTGCTTCTGGAACATCATGAAGGACCGGTTCTCCAGGAAGAGCCTGGCCTGGGATTTCTTCTTTCCAAGCTGGAAGAGGATGTTCGGAGTGAAGTACTTCAACCTGCCGGATTACATCGAATGGGATCTTCCCATGATCTACGAGACCCTCAACAGGGAGCTGGACTATAACAGGTCCATGTCCGATATCAGATACGATTGCCTGGGTACACCACACTCCAGTTATCTGTTCAGGAGAAAAGCGGGCTTCGGCAAGTACGAGTATCTCTATTCAAACATGATAAGAGCGGGAGTAATCGATAGAGAGGAAGCTCTCGCTATAGTAATGGAACGGGAAGCATTCAAGCTACCAGAGGGTTTTGAGGAGTTTGTCAGTAAATTCGGAACCGACTGCTCCATTCTCGAGGAGACGAAGGACAAAAGCGTGTTTGATTTCCCCGGGAGGAAGAAGGGAATCCGGAATCTCGCCATAAAGATTCGGGAAATGCTTCCCTGAAAGCACATAGTGGTATTCTAGAAAATCGGGCTTCGGAGTTGGCGATTAAAAAACCAGCATCGTGAGATATTAATTATTCTGATCTCCGGGCATTTTGTTAATTACAGACTGTATAATATGATACGAGCTTCAATTCGTTTTCATCTATATTATTGGTGGTTTATTCTCGGAGGAGCGGAGATACTCCTGCGGAAGCAGGAGACAACCACTTGAATCATCAATATACAGGGTATTTACCGCATTCGTTAAATAGCATATTATGCGGGCCAGGGTAGCGAATCGAATGTCTTGGAATTATACTATATGATGTGGTGGAATATTACTGAATACAGAACATATGGTATAAAATGAACAAAACACAGGATCTCGCTGAATTCAGCTCGGTTTACGATGAGAGCAAAGTCAAAACACTTTCCTCAATTGAACATATACGCCTTCGAACCGGTATGTATATCGGTCGTATTGGAGACGGATCTCATCCAGACGATGGTATTTATATCCTCTTCAAGGAGGTAATAGACAATTCGGTTGATGAATTTATCATGGGATGCGGGAAGCGTATCAAAGTCAGGCAGGGGAACGGTTCTCTTTCCGTGCGGGACTATGGCAGGGGAATTCCGTTGGGCAAGCTGGTTGAATGTGTTTCGAAGATCAATACAGGAGCCAAGTATAACACGGATGTCTTCATGTTCAGTGTAGGACTGAACGGAATCGGAACCAAGGCAGTTAACGCATTGTCAGAGCGTTTCAGGGTGGTAGCCTATCGTGACGGTGAATATCGGGAGGTTGTATTCTGCAGAGGAGAGCTTAAGAGTGATGTAACCGGCACCACCACAAAGAGGAACGGGACTCTGGTGGAATTCACGCCTGATACAGAAATCTTTGGAGACTACGCGTTCAGGGAGGAGTTCCTGCAGGATAGATGCCAGCACTACGCGTATCTGAATGCCGGACTCAAGATTCAGATGGATGGACAGACATTTATATCCGAAGATGGTCTGAAGGATCTGCTGTACGATGAAGCAGGTGATACTGCAATATATCCGGTGATATTCTTCCGAATGAAAACATTGGAGTTTGTCCTTACTCATACAACTGATTTCGGTGAGAGGTATCTGTCTTTTGCCAATGGACAGTACACTTCCAGCGGAGGTACTCATCTTTCGGCATTCAAGGAGGGCGTAACCAAGGGGATCAATTCCTTCACAGGTGAAAGCTATTCGGGTCAGGATGTTCGAGAGGGAATAATCGCCGCGATTTCAATTCGACTGAAGGAGCCGGTTTTCGAATCTCAAACCAAGACCAGGCTTGGTAACAGTGACATCAGGGGATGGATAGTAAATACGGTCAAGACCGAACTCGAACAGCATCTTCACAGGAACCCGAAAGATGCTGAAATCCTGGTCAATAAAGTTAAGACAAATAAGAAAGTACGCACAGAACTCAGCAACGTGAAGAAAAAAGCCAGACAGCAGGCCAAGAAGATCGCTCTGAGAATTCCAAATCTGAGGGATTGCAAAATCCACCTTGGCGACTCCGATCCCAGGGCGGAGGAAAGCTCAATATTTCTCACTGAGGGGGCAAGTGCTGCCGGAAGCATTATTTCAAGCCGGGACGTGTATACGCAGGCTGTTTTCGCCCTGAGAGGCAAACCGCTGAACTGTTACGGCCACCGTCAGGACACTGTTTACAAGAACGAAGAGATTTACAACATCATGAGAGTCCTGAATATTGAGAATGATATCGAAGGACTGAGGTATAACAGGATAATTCTCGCTACAGATGCTGATATCGATGGAATGCACATCAGAAATCTGCTGCTTACTTTATTTCTGCACTTCTTCGAAGGCCTTGTTTTTGATGAGCACCTGTTCATTCTGTCGACACCGTTATTCCGTGTCAGAAACAAGAAGGAAACGTTATACTGCTACAGCGAGAAGGAGCGGGACAAAGCGATTGAGAAGATTGGCAGGAAAGCTGAGGTCACACGATTCAAAGGCCTAGGTGAGATATCACCAAAGGAATTCGGTCAGTTCATTGGCCCGGATATCAGACTTGAGCCGGTTCGAATAACCCGCCTGAAAGAAATACCTGACATGCTAAGATTCTACATGGGCAAGAATACTCCGGAAAGACGCGCATTCATTATGGAGAATCTCATATGAGCGATACCAGCCTGAAGAAGCTATTCAACAGAAATTTCCTTGAATATGCTTCTTACGTGATAAAGGACAGAGCCATACCAGATGATGCTGATGGACTCAAGCCGGTCCAGCGCAGGATACTCTGGTCCCTGTTCGAGATGGACGATGGAAGGTTCAGCAAGGTTGCCAATGTCATCGGTCACTGCATGAAATACCATCCCCACGGTGATCAATCCATAGGAGACGCGCTGGTTTCACTCGCGAACAGAGGCTTTTTCATCGAGCGTCAAGGGAACTTCGGGAATATTTTTACAGGTGATCGGGCTTCCGCGCCAAGGTACATTGAGTGCAGGCTTACCGATCTTGCAAGAGAAACCCTCTTCAACAAGAGGATAACGGATTTTTCCCCGAGCTATGACGGCAGAAACAGTGAACCTCTTTTATTACCTGTTAAACTTCCTGTTGTTCTCCTTCTAGGCGCTGAGGGTATTGCGGTTGGCCTGTCGACACGGATCCTGCCTCACAATTTTCAGGAAGTTCTGAAGGCTCAGATTGCGTGCCTCCGGGATCAGGAATTCGAGCTGTTTCCCGATTTTCCTCAGGGTGGAAGAATTGACGTAACAGATTACGATGACGGCAGGGGAAGGTTAAGAAACAGAGCCAGGATAGAGAAGCAGGGTCAGAAGAATCTTGTTATCAGAGAACTTCCATGGGGTACGACGACCGAATCGATAATCAGCTCGATTGAACTGGCCGCAAACAAGGGTAAAATAAAAGTAGCATCAATTGATGACTACACAACAGATTCGGTCGAGATCAATGTAAGGCTTTCCAGAGGAGTCGATGCCGAAGAAGGGCTCAAACTGCTTTTTGCGCATACTGAATGTGAAAAGCCGCACACTTCAAATATCATTGTCATTCAGGATGGATATCCGGTTGAGACTAACGTTACAGAACTCGTCCATTACAGTACCGGCAGATTGATAGAGATTCTGAAGCTTGAATTGAAGCTCGAACTGGACGATTTCCGGAACAGGCTTCACTGGCTTGATCTCGAGCAGATATTTATTGAGAACAGGCTCTACAAGAGTATCGAGGAATGCACATCCTGGGAGAACGTCCGTGACGCGGTGAGAGGCAGTCTTAAGCCTTTTATTGAAAAACAGATGATAGAGGTTACGGAAGAGGATATTGACAAGCTCCTATCTCTTAAGATTCGGAGGATATCAAGGTTTGATATCGAGAGTCACAGGGCAGAGATGAGCGATATCAAGAAGAAAATGAAGAAAACCAGGTTTCATCTTCGCAATATTGTTGAATTCGCGGTAGACTATCTGGAACGGCTTCTTGAGAAGTACGGAAAAGGCTATCCCCGCAGGACCAGCATTGAGGATTTCAGCAATATCGATGTCAAGAAAGTTGCTATCAGGCACCTGAAAGCGGGATTCAACCCCGAGACCGGATTACTTGGTACTTCCATCAAGGGTGAGAAGGCATTCAATGTTTCCGAGTACGACAGGTTCGTGTTTTTCCTGAAAAATGGGACCTATAAAGTTGTACCGGTCCAGGACAAATATTTCATTGACGGCGAAATACTCTATTGCGGAGTGCTCGACAAAAGTTTAATCTTCACAGCTGTTTACCAGCAGAAGAATACCGGAATTGCTTACATCAAGCGTTTCTGCGTGGAGAGCTTCATACTTGACAAGGAATATCGATTCGTTCCCGAAGGGGGGAC is drawn from Candidatus Aegiribacteria sp. and contains these coding sequences:
- a CDS encoding SUMF1/EgtB/PvdO family nonheme iron enzyme, producing the protein MVGFFLRNWAVILLSAMMILLITLLFDTSWPVAYVQVLSVPSGAEISDGEGFYWITPARIPVQHDGLSVTLTYPGHVPVDAFLVPDMSCEKVIIHLPYQFSVDLSSEPSGASIQLDGSFCGYTPARVFLNSPGIHQVILVVDEMIVLEDSFSLLSNTPRSFHWVLPEQYSDDLILVPSGAAGTVRLSSINEPVDTLAAYLISRYEVTNSEFLRYLSELEESPVKDTSNRWGRTDTIEEIFQGDYPIPFDISPSGEWAIRDGLEEYPVTGLSFKAAEAYCMWLSSNDTLGLLYRLPEEEEWLAAAIAGGSGPWPWGSRRPDGSLLNLSDSNEELLMRHPSIEDGFTHAAPVGNYPANAWGLYDTAGNVWEWCQPVHPDSSPVVRGGSWLSSMEDCKCEARLRPEPGLGYPYIGFRIVASFNN
- a CDS encoding B12-binding domain-containing radical SAM protein translates to MSRILLVNPQSAIGVYDRSKIRVAITAAPFVTLASLAGALLSADHDVRIADLMIERDPIRAYRDILSSFRPEYVGITFTTPLYSEARELADIAKNIIPDVVTMCGGIHATSMPREVLEESRFDIVTIGEGERTIVDICGGMEWKDISGIAFGTGTDYTITVCREMIADLDDLPYPAWHLHNLEYYYSPHIASRQNPVGYMETNRGCNHFCTFCSQNVFGHEVRSKSSERVVDEMFRMLEAGFRDIHVKDDNFTADIERAKEVCRLLIEKRFPAPWALPTGVNIHDVDSEFFKLAKRAGCYQVSFGIESGVEQILNNVNKYQSPERIRNAVTLAHEAGLETVGFFMIGLPGDTVETINETIKFAKSLPLTYAKASMTLPFPSSALFRQIDKEGRILSRDWDRYNFHSTTEVWEHENLDWDTIQHYYALFHRKFYFRPSYIWKRFWRDIRMGQLLDDIRAVLKNDWSG
- a CDS encoding TldD/PmbA family protein encodes the protein MIPKELCGYSNLFTEYTELRVQENRSVNIAVVNGDVMGNSRASSSGVSARTYSNGVWGFASDPEINDKNIRKVIAFATRNAKFLGSRENKGGKSLPVTLGNGIRDYSTTKARKSQKDIIDFVREIDSRILHEFKEISSRTVALGLLDMEKSLLTSDGSSAYSMTPKSIMYISMSTERDGQLIELFDIYGGPGQFEDVFTTPDLLFEQMDQYYSHLRRKAEGIYPDAGIKECILDADVAGILAHEAIGHTTEADGVRGGSIAGDYLNQEVASPLITMVDFANSAYGKLCPVPVFVDDEGTEAKDVVLIDGGVLKRFMHNKETSILFDDEPKGNARAYRFSDEPIIRMRNTAILPGKSKLEDMISSVQDGYYLMKPSNGQADSTSEFMFGIIQGYEIKNGKLGKAIRDTTISGIAFDMLKTVTAVSDEMKWTCAGMCGKKQPIPVGMGGPSIKCRVNIGGR
- a CDS encoding TldD/PmbA family protein; protein product: MSNRKDILDYCIEAMLKTGIQKAQCALRDSSKDEFNVDGGEISLLRTTIDTSLYMMGIIDDKKGSIFLNKTDAESIDRAVQEVHDLAESSEADSANDISELQPSKVFQKGESESNLDLMYDRITAFLEYSRETYPSLILEQAILDFVSKKSYFRNSNGVYFESSRGIYNFSPIFTSKDGSEISSFNYSGFSSGNLDMELREYGSIDTLMRQSTEQISTKEISGKFTGDIIITPDCMDDFLSYITMFLSDYPLISGTSIYKDSLNEPIADPQLTLHSRPVSDEIADGYFFTADGYEAMNSTIIEKGVLKTFLLSLYGANKTGKPKAVNSGDAYIIDAGKHSFEEMVSSVKKGILMCRFSGGNPSDNGDFSGVCKNSYYIENGEILYPVRETMISGNLSRVLKNIRRISKERIDFGSEILPWIQVGDITVSGK